From the Psychrobacillus sp. FSL K6-4046 genome, one window contains:
- a CDS encoding SDR family NAD(P)-dependent oxidoreductase — MNKRKRILITGATSGIGFMLALQLQKDGHQVYATGRNTNALGQLEKQGVHVLVADLTKETAYENLFEKVETPDVVILNAGVGTFAYLTDLKEEQIDQMLSVNVKAPIMLTNYFAKLMKERNTGHFIFVASQAGKVATPKASAYAASKHAIIGFANAARMELKEYGIHVSTINPGPIDTPFLDLADQTGGYREKMSKHLLSPQNVVDAIKKVIDKPVREVDLPFYMSFTSKLYAVFPKTVELLGKSFFNKK; from the coding sequence ATGAACAAGCGTAAGAGGATTCTCATTACTGGTGCCACAAGTGGAATAGGATTTATGCTGGCGCTACAACTGCAAAAGGATGGTCATCAGGTTTATGCAACAGGGAGAAATACTAATGCCCTAGGTCAGCTGGAAAAGCAAGGAGTCCATGTCCTTGTTGCTGATTTAACGAAAGAAACGGCTTATGAAAATCTCTTTGAGAAGGTGGAAACTCCAGATGTTGTCATATTAAACGCAGGCGTGGGTACCTTTGCTTATCTAACAGATTTAAAGGAAGAACAGATAGATCAAATGCTGAGTGTGAATGTAAAAGCACCTATTATGCTCACCAACTATTTTGCTAAGCTGATGAAAGAGAGAAATACAGGACATTTTATTTTTGTAGCATCACAGGCAGGTAAGGTTGCCACACCTAAGGCTTCTGCTTATGCAGCATCTAAGCATGCAATCATTGGGTTTGCAAATGCAGCTCGAATGGAGTTAAAGGAATATGGTATTCATGTGAGCACTATTAATCCTGGTCCGATAGATACTCCATTTTTAGATTTAGCAGACCAAACAGGGGGCTACCGTGAGAAAATGAGCAAACATTTGCTTTCTCCTCAAAATGTCGTAGATGCTATTAAGAAAGTCATTGATAAGCCTGTTAGAGAGGTAGATTTACCTTTTTATATGAGTTTCACTAGTAAGTTATATGCTGTTTTTCCTAAAACCGTTGAATTACTAGGTAAAAGCTTTTTCAATAAAAAATAA
- a CDS encoding aspartyl-phosphate phosphatase Spo0E family protein — protein sequence METKWHETSLLILITSKRNDMYKKAKSLGFTHPVVVACSQELDQLLNVYQGKVS from the coding sequence GTGGAAACCAAGTGGCATGAAACATCTTTATTGATCTTAATAACTAGTAAAAGAAATGATATGTACAAAAAAGCAAAAAGTCTCGGGTTTACTCATCCTGTTGTAGTAGCATGTAGCCAAGAGCTCGATCAACTACTGAATGTTTATCAAGGAAAAGTATCTTGA
- a CDS encoding peptidase E: MRQIIAMGGGGFSMEPDNPLLDQYILEQAKKQSPKVCFIPTASGDQDNYTNRFYESFNKLECSTSHLSLFEPNFSDLEAFILEQDILYVGGGNTRNMLVLWQEWGLDSILLKAYKKEIILAGLSAGSICWFEEGLTDPLNGPLYKLDCLGILKGSNCPHYDGESKRRPAYKEMIAENKMKPGYAVEDGVALHFVDEQLHISVSSRINRKAYFVNSMEYTVKELEISTKYLG; this comes from the coding sequence ATGAGACAAATTATTGCAATGGGCGGTGGTGGTTTCTCCATGGAGCCCGACAATCCACTGTTAGACCAATACATACTAGAGCAAGCAAAGAAGCAATCACCTAAGGTTTGCTTTATACCAACTGCAAGTGGGGATCAAGATAACTACACAAACAGGTTTTACGAATCTTTTAATAAGCTAGAGTGCTCGACTTCTCATCTTTCCTTGTTCGAGCCCAACTTTAGTGACTTGGAAGCGTTTATTTTGGAGCAAGATATTCTGTATGTCGGTGGAGGAAATACTCGAAATATGTTAGTGCTTTGGCAGGAATGGGGACTAGATTCTATTCTTTTAAAAGCATATAAAAAAGAAATTATTTTAGCAGGTCTTAGTGCAGGTTCTATCTGCTGGTTTGAGGAAGGACTGACTGATCCATTAAACGGTCCGTTATATAAGCTTGACTGTCTTGGAATTTTAAAAGGAAGTAATTGTCCCCACTACGATGGAGAAAGTAAAAGAAGACCAGCTTATAAAGAAATGATTGCTGAAAACAAAATGAAGCCTGGTTATGCAGTAGAAGATGGAGTTGCTTTACATTTCGTGGATGAGCAATTACATATATCCGTCAGTTCTCGTATAAATCGTAAAGCGTATTTTGTCAATAGCATGGAGTATACAGTTAAAGAACTTGAAATAAGCACTAAGTACCTAGGTTAA
- a CDS encoding VOC family protein — protein sequence MNHWQNSIAQIRIVRPTDKLSQVVDFYHKGLGLKIIGSFKDHDGYNGVMIGLPNKLYHLEFTAHKDGSPCPSPSKDNLLVFYIPQKLVLDTLVNQLIDMGYPTVSSENPYWEKNGVTFEDPDGWRVVLMNDSGI from the coding sequence ATGAATCATTGGCAAAATAGCATAGCTCAAATTAGAATTGTAAGACCTACTGATAAGTTAAGTCAGGTTGTTGATTTTTACCATAAAGGCTTAGGATTAAAAATAATTGGAAGCTTCAAGGATCATGACGGCTACAATGGGGTGATGATTGGTTTGCCAAACAAGTTGTACCACTTAGAATTTACTGCTCATAAGGACGGTTCTCCATGTCCTAGTCCGTCTAAGGATAATCTTCTCGTTTTTTATATACCTCAAAAACTCGTTCTAGACACTCTAGTTAATCAATTAATTGATATGGGATACCCTACTGTCTCATCAGAAAATCCATATTGGGAGAAGAATGGGGTTACATTTGAAGATCCAGACGGGTGGAGAGTGGTTCTCATGAACGATTCAGGAATCTGA